TGTTATCACATTGATAGACACAGCGTCCAAATGGTCCCTTCTCGAGTGCCTCATTGATCCCCTCAGGAGTTATCTCATTCGTAATGAAACGGGTCCACTCATTCTTTAGATCATTTTCCTTATAAATCCGGACTGCCGAATAAGGACAATCCCGCTCGACAGCACATCCCTCAACACAACGTAACGTTGATCCATGAGGGGCATTCTCAGAACGAAAGTGTAAGAGCGAGCCGTAAGAGCTAACTTTCGTGCACCTATCGTCTATCAACCAAGATAAAATATCCAGATCGTGACACGATTTCTGCAGGATCATCGGACTTGTTTCCTCGGACTTATTCCAGTTTCCACGAACGAAGCTGTGCGCCATATGGAAGTAACCCACATTCTCGCTTAATTGAACATTGACAATCTGTCCGATCGCACCGCTTACGATTATTTCCTTGATCTTTGACCAGAACGGGGTATACCGTAGCACATGACAGACTGTCAGCAACCGGTTATGCTCCCTAGATGCATCCGCCATAGCAAGTACTTCATCAATCAATGGAGACATTGGTTTCTCAAGTAAAACATCGTATCCAAGCTCTAGTGCCTTCATTGTGGGTATACAATGCATTCTATCCTGCGTGGATATCACTGCGACATCTGCTATTTGGGTACTATGTAAAACCTGTTCCCAGCTGTCGAACAACTGATTGGGTGCGAGTCCATGGTCCTTAGCAGCAAGCTTTCTTCGTTCTTCATTCGGCTCGGCGACTGCGACGATTTTTAACTCCTCAGGATACTTACTCGCATACGCCCCATATACGAATCTCCCTCTCGCGCCGGCTCCTACTAGTACTGCAGTTATTTGACGCACTATGTTTATTGACCCCTCCCTTCGCGATAATACATCGGTAAACTTATTTTCAACGAAATCATAACACTCGTTATATTTAGGTGTCAATAACATAATTTTTATCGATTAATGGGAATGAAAACACTTACACTCTTATTGTTTCTTATGAGTAAACGTCCTTTTCAGTTAAATTTTGACTATTAATACGCTTTTGGATTACAATATAACTATTGTTATACTCTTTTTCGATGAAGGAGATTTCCCCCTATGGTAACGAAAAAGGAGATCGCAGAGCACCTCGGTATCTCGCGAACAGCTGTTTCTCTCGTATTAAACAATACACCGAGCAGCACGATTTCGAATGAAACACGCCATAAAATACTTCAAGCAGCCAAAGAGCTTGGTTATCGGGATATTGAAGTATCACCCAAGCTTTGTTATGTACTCTATGATCGGGATGCCAATGATCCGCGTTATATGGTGGACTTGCAAATTATGGAGGCTAAAGCAAGTGACTTCAACTACGGCTTAGTTTTCTTGAATATTTCGAGCGATCCCCTGTCATTAAACAAACTACATAAGTATCTAGATAATCAAGAGATTGAAGGGTACATCTTAACTGGCGATGTTGACGATAACCTACTTGAGCTATTTCGAAATTCGAATACCCCTTATATCTTTTATGGGATGCCGTTACGCGCTCAAGAAGAGATCAATTTCATCGCCTTTGACGATCGAACGCTGGCCTTGCATGCCACCGAATATTTATTCTCTCTCGGTCACACCCGGATCGCTTTGTTTATGGGGAGCTTGGATTACGAAATCCATCAATTAAACCTGGAAGGCTTTCGTAATGCCCATGAAAAGAATGGAATTCCTTTGGATAAGTCCCTTATTCAAATAAGCAATGATGAGAATGGTTATGAGCTCTGCAAGAGAACTGACCTGCTGCAGCTGAAGCCAACCGCTATCTTCTGCGTGAATACCGTTATTCAATTCGGTGCCCTTCAATACCTTCAGAGCACTGGCGTTTCTGTACCAAATGATATTAGCCTAGTAGGCTCCGGTCTATCTGAGCTTGTAAAGGTCAGCAGCCCGCAGCTCACAACCTATTACGTTTCAGCAGAGAAAAAGGCTACAACCGTATCAATGCTGCTTGAAATTATTAACAATCGCAATGCTAAGGAAACGGTCTCTTCGCGGATTACGGAGTTCGAGCGCTTCGCGGGTGGCACCGCTTCTCTTCGCAAGCCATAATAACAGTCGTTATTTTCATACTCGCCATAATAGCTACTTTTATGTGATATTTTCATAAAAAGTAGCTTTTTCATTGTCATAAATTGACGAATACCAATTTTAAGGGCTATAATATACCCATCGTTATATTTTGCATTTCAAAGAAGGAGATTTCCCCCTATGGTAACGAAAAAAGAGATCGCAGATCACCTCGGTATTTCGCGAACTGCCGTTTCTCTCGTATTAAATAATACCCCGAGCAGCACAATTTCTAATGAAACACGCCATAAAATACTTCAAGCAGCCAAAGAGCTTGGTTATAGGGATATTGCAGTATCACCCAAGCTTTGTTATGTACTCTATGATCGGGATGCCAATGATCCGCGTTATATGGCAGATTTGCAAATTATGGAGGCTAAAGCAAGCAGCTTTAACTATGGCTTAGTTTTCATGAATATCTCGAGTACTCCTGAATCATTGAATAAGCTTCGCAAATACTTGGATAATCGGGAGATTGAAGGGTTCATCTTATCCGGTGATGTAGACGAAAAGCTTCTTGAATTATTTCGTCACTCGAATACTCCTTATATCTTTTATGGAATGCCACCGTTCAACCAAGAAGAGGATCTTAATTTCATCGCTTTCGACAATAAAACACTGGCCTTTCATGCTACCGAACACTTATTTTCGCTTGGTCACACTCGGGTCGCATTGTTTATAGGGAGCCTAGACTACCATATTCATCAGTTAACTTTAGAAGGATTTCGTGAGGCACATACGTCGAATGGAATTCCCTTAGACAAATCCCTCATTCAAATAAGCAACGATGAGAATGGCTATGAACTCTGTAAGCGAGCGGAGATGCTTCAATTGAATCCTACTGCAATTTTCTGCGCGAATACCGTTATCCAATTCGGTGCTCTTCAGTACCTTCAAAGCACTGGCGTTTCCGTACCACACGATGTTAGCTTGGTCGGCTCCGGTCTTTCCGAGCTTGTAAAGGTCAGCAGTCCTCAGCTAACAACCTATTACGTCTCCGAAGAGGAAAAGGCGAAAACCGTAACAATACTGCTTGAGATTATTAACAATCGCAACCCTGAAGGAACCTTCTCGTCGCGGGTTACGGAATTCGAACGTTTCGAGGGAGGTACTATTGCCCCCTGCAAATTAACATAGAACGTTAACCTATTAGGGAGGTTGTATAACTATGGATACTGCACACCAGTTGAATCCGACTTGGATCAGCTACCCAGGAGATTTCGAGCTTTGGCTGCATCGTGAGGTCAGCCTGCGCCGCGATGAACGGCTATCCATCGTCCCTCCTTTTTGGCGATTGGATACGCACTGCAGCAACGTCAAATTCCGCAAATGGGTGGATTTAATACAGGATGAGCAAGTAACCTGCGATGTCGAAGGTCGCTATAATATCGCAATTAACGATCGCTTTGTTTATGGAAATCCAAAGTCCTTCACCATACCAGCCGGAAGGCACCTGATTATGATTTCCGTTATTGCAGAAACAATCGTTCCAGCGATTTACTTGGAGGGACAATCGTTTGTTTCAGACAGCTCGTGGGAGGTTTCCACGAATAATCATGTCTGGTTGCCTGCTGCCACATTAAATTATCATACCCCTTTGGATAAACCTTCTGGTTACCGATTGGCTACAAAACCGATATTTCCTATTGCGGCTGAACGTCTCAATTCCTTAACGAAGGAAGAATCTTCTCAACTGATCGATTTCGGCAAGGAAACGTTCGGGTACGTAAGACTTCATCAAATCACAGGTTACGGAAAAGTGTGCTTGTACTATGGAGAGTCACGCGAAGAAGCGCTATCCAGAGATTTCTGCGAAACTTATGACGAGGTCATACTCGACGAGACCATCTTAGAGAATGAGCCAGCTGCGTCCACTGATCCTAAAGATCGAATATTCACCATTCCTAACTCTCGTGCGTTTCGATATGTTCAGATTGTAAGCGTTGGAGAAGTTCAGTACGGTGAAGTATCCGCGCTGTATGAATATTTGCCTGTAAAATATCGAGGCCATTTCCGTTGCTCCGATGATCGTATCAATGAGATTTGGGATACGTCCTTATATACACTACACCTGACGACACGGGAATTTTTTCTTGATGGGATCAAGCGAGATCGTTGGGTATGGTCTGGGGATGCATGCCAGAGCTTTCTGATGAACTACTATTCTTTCTTCGATAACGATGTATGTCGACGTACATTCATTGCCCTTCGCGGCAAGGATCCTGTAGAGACGCATATTAATCATATTTTGGATTACAGCTTCTATTGGATATTGGCGCTGCAAGATTACTATCTGCATACTGGCGATTTGAGCTTTGTGAAAGACTGCTATCCCAAAATAGTATCCTTACTACAGTTCTGCATTGAACGCACGAACGACTCAGGGTTTATGGAAGGTCTTCCAGACGATTGGATATTCGTTGACTGGGGGGAGATGGATAACCGAGGAGAAGTGTGCTTTGAACAAATTTTGTTCTGCCGAAGCCTTAATGTTGCCTCCGACTTTGCTACCCTCTTCCATGACAACGAGAATGCTTCATCGTTCAGAGTGAGAGCACAACAGCTTCATGAATCAATCTTGCACGTTTTCTGGGATGAGAAGGCCGGTGGTCTCGTACATAGCCGTCACGACGGAAAATTGAGCAGTCATATAACCAAGTATGCGAACATGTTCGCCTTAAGCTACGGTTATTTCAATGAACATCAAGCGGAACTGGTTAAGCAAAATATTATGTTAAACGATGCTGTTCAGCCGATTGTTACGCCTTATATGAGGTTCTATGAATTGGCATCTTTATGTGAGATCGGTGAAACTGATTTCGTAACTAGTGAAATCCAGCGCTATTGGGGTGGAATGCTCGATCTCGGAGCCACCTCATTCTGGGAAACATTCGATCCTACTCAAAGTGGTGATCAGCATTATGCCATGTATGGTAGACCATTCGGCAAAAGCCTTTGTCATTCTTGGGGTGCTAGTCCTCTCTATATTTTGGGCAAATATTATTTAGGGGTACGCCCGTTAACACCAGGCTATGAAACGTATGTTATTGAACCAAAGCTCGGTGGTTTGAGTTGGATTGAAGGTGCCGTACCTGTCCCTTCAGGTGACATTCACGTGTTTGCAAATTCGCATGAAATTAATATTCAGACTGTATCCGGCATAGGCACACTCCGCTTTCAAAGCTCGGTCATTCCTATTTCCTCTGACGGTCAAATAGTAGACAAGGGAGCCGGACAATACGAACTGATGTTATCTCCCCATAACTCCTACAATATTCGATATACATTGGGGTAATTAACGAGTGAAAGATGTCTCATTCCATGGTTAAACGTACAAGCAGCAGAAAAGTTATTGAATATGCTGTAGCACGTTTACAGGAATGGGGACCGCTAAGATGAATAATCAAAAAGGGATTAGTAAACAGGCCAAGCGGATGAAAGGTCATCCTGTTTGCGTCGTCTTAAAAAACGGGAGCTATTATGTCGGATGGATAACGGATGTTGAGAATGGACAGCTCACTCTTTCTGGGAAAAAGGGCAAGGGACGAGTAAAGCACACTGATTCGCTGAGAACAAAGAAAGTAAGAGTGTCTAATTTGTTTTCTGGTTTTGGCTTACCGGCTAACCTTGTTGGGGAGGCAGGACCTGCTGGTTTGGCTCCCGCTGGAGCCGCTGCTCTAGAAGGCGTTGGTGGCGGTGGTGGCGGTGGTGGTGGCTTTTTGAGTGGCTTCGGAGGTATCGGCGGGATCATGAGCTTTATGAACAAAGCTATGCCTGCCTTTAAAATGGGTATGGGCATGGTTAAAACCATTATGCCTTTATTAGGCGCCTTTAAGGGCTAATCGTTATAATCAAAAAGAGCAGTGAGGTTAACTTAGGTTAGCCCTCCTGCTCTATTTGATTTTCTTATGCAATTAACGAGTCGACTGGAAAATGGGTATTCGAGCAGCAATATTGTTCATTGCCTGCTTCAATTGCCTGTTGTCGACGTGCGTATATATTTGGGTCGTCTCAATACTAGCATGTCCGAGAAGCTCTTGGAGCGTGCGAATATCGGTTCCTCTGCGAATTTGCATGGTGGCAAAGGAATGTCTCAATTTGTGACTTGACAATTTCTTGTCTCTTAATGAAGGTACCCGATCCGATAGCTTATCCAGCGTCTCATCGGCCAGTGTCTGAATCATCCGAATGGACAGTCTGCGCCCGAATTGGGAGACGAAGAATGCCTTCTCCTTACTCTGCCTGGGAACAATTCTCTCCTCTAATGATTGACGCATGACCGAATGAATCTGTTCGGGCAAAGGAATTACCCGCCATTTGCGCCCTTTTCCCAGAACATGAACCGATCCATCCTCTGTCAAGTCAAAGATGTTCAGCCGATGAACCTCTCCTACCCTAAGACCGGCGTATGACATGAGAAGCAAAATCGTTATATTACGAACTCGATATTTGCCTTCAATCGTACCGAACATCATCTCTAGCTGATCTTCCTCCAGATAAACGGGAATCCGATTTTTCTCCTGTTTAGACTTGGCAACAGCCGAAGCAGGATTATGGCTAAGTCTCTCTAGCTCTATCAATGCTCTGAACAATGCTCGTAAGGAAGATAGCTTTCGATTCCTCGCCTCATCCCCTGCTCCTTGCTCGCGTGATGTGGAGAGAAAATCCATAATTTCAAGCTTACCCGCATCACTAAGATCCATTGGACAAATGGAGCGAAGGAAGCTACGGGTATCGCTCATGTAAGCTCGTTGTGTTGCCAGTGTCATTCCTCTGTTTTTCATCCACAGCAAAAAGAGACGTAGCTCCCTCTCATATGTTTCTGAAACCTCAAAATACTCATCTTTCATTGTTCCTCCTGCTGACTTTGAGCTTAGTTAGTATTCACATCATACCTAAAACATCGCTTAAAATGCAAACTGCGTGAAATTCATATTTCACGCAGTTTTTTCACGCTCATTTTTCCCGTTTTTTCCTCTGAAAATGTGTCCAGCGACACAAAGTTGACTAGTGCCACCTAGTATAAGCCTTTAGTAATTCACAACTTTAAGTATAAACAAAAAAGCCCCTTATTACTTTCCGTAGGGCCATACCAAATTGAGAAGCGCTTTTTTATCACACCTTCGATCATCCCAATAATGAAATTCTATTGGCTCGAACTTTTGGCCGTGTAAAGGAACCTTAACGATAAAATCTGTCTTATGGTCATATTTGTAAGGCAATATCTCGTATCCGAACTGGTGCTCCACCGGATCTGCCGTTTCTCTCTCTACAGCAAAATGAAGCCAATCATAAAAATGTTGAATTAAGCATTCTCCTAGCACTCGATTCAATATCCATTTTGTCGCAGAAAGACTCTCATACTTGCGGCGACCATCTGGTCCCGCCCATTTAATAAGAACTCTAGATAAAGTGTGTCGATGCTCCATTGACGCAAATACTTTAGAAACATCGTAGAGGATTCCGCTGTCGATAATTTGCCGATCTATCCAACATCTCGTCGGCCAGAACAGATGGTATTCGACATGTGCATGTGGCGGCCACAATCTATTCCGATATCACCGCCTCGATGCGGTGATATCCATGGGGCCAAGCCATGGACAAAGATCCTTAAATCCCGGATACACAAAAAATCCTCCGCAGATTAGATGCGGAGGATTTTTTGAATTATTTAAGTCGATTAGTTAGCTTACTGATTCAAAGTCAAAGGCTGCATATCTTTAAAAGAATCCCTGGCCTTTAAGTTAATCTCATATCATCATTCTTTTAATATTGTTATTTTAGTAAGCATTAATATTAATACGGTTATGAGTAAAGCAACTCCTCCCCAGAGGAGAAAATTAATAATAAACCAGAACTCGAAGTCATCATCTAAATTAAAAAAATAAAATAACATTAAAGAAATAATCACTCCGGAAATATATATAACTACAAGAGCCATTGCTGTTAAGTTAAATATTCGACGTATTTTTGTTCTTTTCATATATACACCCACCATAATTCGCATAATGGCATCCACTTCTTCATTAAATATATCATATTGGACATTAGAAAAGGAGGTAGTTAAGAAATGTATCATTTCTTAACTACCTCCTTTTCATTATTACTTAGCGTTCTCCAAGTTCCAATAGAGACCCATCGGAACATAATCTTCAATCGCTA
This portion of the Cohnella abietis genome encodes:
- a CDS encoding Gfo/Idh/MocA family protein codes for the protein MRQITAVLVGAGARGRFVYGAYASKYPEELKIVAVAEPNEERRKLAAKDHGLAPNQLFDSWEQVLHSTQIADVAVISTQDRMHCIPTMKALELGYDVLLEKPMSPLIDEVLAMADASREHNRLLTVCHVLRYTPFWSKIKEIIVSGAIGQIVNVQLSENVGYFHMAHSFVRGNWNKSEETSPMILQKSCHDLDILSWLIDDRCTKVSSYGSLLHFRSENAPHGSTLRCVEGCAVERDCPYSAVRIYKENDLKNEWTRFITNEITPEGINEALEKGPFGRCVYQCDNNVVDHQVVNLEFERGAIASFTMSGFSHDISRTIQIMGTLGEIRGYMEKDEIVLYQFGKEAMNIPVAVGEGGHGGGDEGLMREFLKQVRNSSNNGAQGLTSAEASVQSHMMAFAAEQSRLEGGSSIAVAGWSARCMNSVGS
- a CDS encoding LacI family DNA-binding transcriptional regulator, which encodes MVTKKEIAEHLGISRTAVSLVLNNTPSSTISNETRHKILQAAKELGYRDIEVSPKLCYVLYDRDANDPRYMVDLQIMEAKASDFNYGLVFLNISSDPLSLNKLHKYLDNQEIEGYILTGDVDDNLLELFRNSNTPYIFYGMPLRAQEEINFIAFDDRTLALHATEYLFSLGHTRIALFMGSLDYEIHQLNLEGFRNAHEKNGIPLDKSLIQISNDENGYELCKRTDLLQLKPTAIFCVNTVIQFGALQYLQSTGVSVPNDISLVGSGLSELVKVSSPQLTTYYVSAEKKATTVSMLLEIINNRNAKETVSSRITEFERFAGGTASLRKP
- a CDS encoding LacI family DNA-binding transcriptional regulator, with the translated sequence MVTKKEIADHLGISRTAVSLVLNNTPSSTISNETRHKILQAAKELGYRDIAVSPKLCYVLYDRDANDPRYMADLQIMEAKASSFNYGLVFMNISSTPESLNKLRKYLDNREIEGFILSGDVDEKLLELFRHSNTPYIFYGMPPFNQEEDLNFIAFDNKTLAFHATEHLFSLGHTRVALFIGSLDYHIHQLTLEGFREAHTSNGIPLDKSLIQISNDENGYELCKRAEMLQLNPTAIFCANTVIQFGALQYLQSTGVSVPHDVSLVGSGLSELVKVSSPQLTTYYVSEEEKAKTVTILLEIINNRNPEGTFSSRVTEFERFEGGTIAPCKLT
- a CDS encoding alpha-L-rhamnosidase-related protein yields the protein MDTAHQLNPTWISYPGDFELWLHREVSLRRDERLSIVPPFWRLDTHCSNVKFRKWVDLIQDEQVTCDVEGRYNIAINDRFVYGNPKSFTIPAGRHLIMISVIAETIVPAIYLEGQSFVSDSSWEVSTNNHVWLPAATLNYHTPLDKPSGYRLATKPIFPIAAERLNSLTKEESSQLIDFGKETFGYVRLHQITGYGKVCLYYGESREEALSRDFCETYDEVILDETILENEPAASTDPKDRIFTIPNSRAFRYVQIVSVGEVQYGEVSALYEYLPVKYRGHFRCSDDRINEIWDTSLYTLHLTTREFFLDGIKRDRWVWSGDACQSFLMNYYSFFDNDVCRRTFIALRGKDPVETHINHILDYSFYWILALQDYYLHTGDLSFVKDCYPKIVSLLQFCIERTNDSGFMEGLPDDWIFVDWGEMDNRGEVCFEQILFCRSLNVASDFATLFHDNENASSFRVRAQQLHESILHVFWDEKAGGLVHSRHDGKLSSHITKYANMFALSYGYFNEHQAELVKQNIMLNDAVQPIVTPYMRFYELASLCEIGETDFVTSEIQRYWGGMLDLGATSFWETFDPTQSGDQHYAMYGRPFGKSLCHSWGASPLYILGKYYLGVRPLTPGYETYVIEPKLGGLSWIEGAVPVPSGDIHVFANSHEINIQTVSGIGTLRFQSSVIPISSDGQIVDKGAGQYELMLSPHNSYNIRYTLG
- a CDS encoding tyrosine-type recombinase/integrase, producing the protein MKDEYFEVSETYERELRLFLLWMKNRGMTLATQRAYMSDTRSFLRSICPMDLSDAGKLEIMDFLSTSREQGAGDEARNRKLSSLRALFRALIELERLSHNPASAVAKSKQEKNRIPVYLEEDQLEMMFGTIEGKYRVRNITILLLMSYAGLRVGEVHRLNIFDLTEDGSVHVLGKGRKWRVIPLPEQIHSVMRQSLEERIVPRQSKEKAFFVSQFGRRLSIRMIQTLADETLDKLSDRVPSLRDKKLSSHKLRHSFATMQIRRGTDIRTLQELLGHASIETTQIYTHVDNRQLKQAMNNIAARIPIFQSTR